The stretch of DNA CTGCGATTCGATGCTGTCGATGCACGGCGAGGTCGTCGGCAAACCGCACGATCCGGAGGTCGCGGCCAAGCGCTGGCGGCAGATGGCCGGCGGCACCGGCGAGCTGCTCACCGGTCACGCCGTGCTCAAGCTGCGCGGCGGCGAAGTCGTCGCCCGCGCCCAGGCGCACCGCACGACCGCGGTGCGCTTCGCCGAACCCACCGAGGCGGAGCTGGACGCCTACCTCGCCAGCGGTGAGCCGCTGCGGGTCGCGGGCGGGTTCACCCTCGACGGCCTGGGCGGCTGGTTCGTCGAAGGGGTCGACGGCGATCCGTCCAGCGTGATCGGCATCAGCCTGCCGCTGACTCGCGGGCTGCTCGCCGAGGTCGGCGTCCGCGTGACCGACCTCTGGACGTCCGGGACGGCGTGACCACCGGTGTGCGCACGGGTGAACGTGAGCACAATTCGGTTACCGCGGGATGGCGTGGGCGCTCGACCGGGTTACAACTGTCCGCGATGGGAAATCACCGGCATCTGACCTCTCGGCTGCACGTCGATCTGCGACGGCAGGCCAGCAGCGTCTGTCGCTGACCGTCCGCGCCCGGCCGTTCCCCTCGCGAGCGGTCCCGGCCTGATCCGCGCGACCCGCCGATCAGCCGCCCTCCCGGAATCCCCCGCGGCGATCTCCGCCGCACGTCCGCTCAGGAGACCCCTGTGTCCACCACTCCCGCGCCGAAGAGGCGACCGCGCTTCAACCCGCGAGCGTTCGCCGTCGCGGTCGTCGCATCACTCGTGCTCGGCGCCGTGCTCGGCTGGATCGCGAAGAGCACCGGCGCGCAATGGCTGATCACCGCGATGGACACCGTCGGGTCCACGTTCACCAAGCTGCTCACGTTCACCGTGCTGCCGTTGATCTTCACGGCGATCGTGGTGGGCATCGACAGCCTCCGCAGCGTCGGCGGCGGCAAGCTCGCCGCCCGGCTCGGCGGCAAGACCGCGATGTGGTTCGCGATCACCTCGCTGATCGCGGTGGTCATCGGGCTGGCCGTGGGCAGGTTCGTGCAGCCGGGCCAGGGCCTGGTGCTGGAACCCGACCCGGAGCGGCTCTCCGCCATCGGGCAGAAGACCCAGGGGTCCTGGCTGGACCTGCTCACCGGGCTGGTGCCGGAGAACCTGGTCAGCGCGTTCGCCGACGGGCAGACGCTGCAGGTGGTGTTCGTCGCGCTGATCATCGGTGCGGCCGCCTACAGCCTCGGCGACCGCGCGAAGCCGTTCGTCGAGTTCAACCGCTCGCTGTTCGAGGTGATCCAGCGGGTGCTGGGCTGGATCATCCTGCTCGCGCCGCTGGGCACGCTCGGGTTGATCGGCAACGCGGTGGCCACCTACGGCAACGAGTTCTTCGCCCCGCTGCTGAAGCTGATCGGGGCGACGTACCTGGGCTGCGCGCTCGTGCTGTTCGTGGTCTACCCGGTGCTGCTGCGGTTCGTCGCGCACATCAGTCCCCGGACCTTCTTCGCGAAGGCGTGGACGGTGCTGCAGTTCGCCTTCGTGTCCCGCTCGTCCAGCGCCACCCTGCCGCTGAGCAGGCAGACCGCGGAGAACCTGGGCGTGCGCGGTTCCTACGCGAACTTCGCGGTTCCGCTGGCCACGACCACCAAGATGGACGGCTGCGCAGCCGTCTACCCGGCGGTCGGGTCGATCTTCATCGCGAACCTGTTCAACATCCACCTCGGCCCGGTGCAGTACCTGACGATCGTGCTGGTCGCGGTGTTCGGCGCCATCGCCACGGCCGGGGTCACCGGCTGGTTCACCATGCTGACGCTGACCCTGAGCGCGCTCGGCTTCCCGCCCGAGGTGGTGGCCACCGGCATCGCCATCGCCTACGCCGTGGACCCGATCATGGACATGATGCGCACGATGACCAACGTGGCCGGGCAGATCGTGGTGCCCGCGGTCGTGGCACGCGGCGAAGGACTGATCGACGACGAGGTGCTGAACTCCCCGAGCGAGCCGCCGCTGCTGTCCCGCAGCCCTTCGGGCGCCGAGGCCTAGGGCCTGGCGAACAGCGGGAAAAATCGGTGTCGCGGAGTTCTCCGGCTGCGCGCGACGCCGCCTACGATGGCGGTGTGGGCAGCGGACGGAACCTTCGGGTGGGCGATGCCGAACGGGAAACCGCGATCAAGGCGCTGGGCGAGCACCTGACCGCGGGGCGGCTGGACGTCGGCGAGTACGACCAGCGCTGCGCCGACGCCGCCGCGGCCCGCTTCCAGTCCGACCTGCGGGCCCTGTTCGCCGACCTGCCGAACATGGTTTCGCCGCCGCACGCGCAGGCACCCGAGCCGCGTCGCCGCCGTCCGGTCGGCCGCATCCCGCTGGGCATCGTGCTGCTGCTGGTCTGCGTCGTGGGGGTGCTCAAGCCGATCCTGCTGCTGCCGCTGGCGGCCGCGGCCGCCGCGCTCGTCCTGCTGATGCGCCGCTGACGACTCGCGCGTGGCGCAAGTTCACCCGGAGCCGACGGCGCGTTGGTTACGGTGAGTGCCATGCACAGCTCGCGGACCCCGACTCGACGGGCGCGCACGGCCGCGCAGTGGGGCGGTGTGGTCGCCGCGGGAATGCTCACCGTTTCCGGTTGTGGCCTGCTGCGCTCGGAGAACACCGCGGAAACGACAGCTCCCCCACCGCCGCCGCCCGCACCGCCGACCACCAGCGCCCCGGCCCCGCTGCCGCCGCGGCCGTTCGAGATGAACATGGCCGGCGTGGACCCGTGCGACCTGCTCACCGAACAGCAGCGCGGGCAGCTGGGCTTCGACCGCGAACCGCTGGCCGACGCCGAGGCCGGTTTCGGCGATGCGCCCACTTGCAGCTTCCGCAACACCACGGCGAAGGTCGGCGCGCGGCTGTCGCTGATCACCACCGAGTCCATGGACGTGTGGACCGACGACACCGCGCAGGTGCAGGCGACTCCCGTGGTGCTGGGCGGCTTCCCGGCGCTGGTCATCAA from Saccharopolyspora sp. SCSIO 74807 encodes:
- a CDS encoding Maf family protein; its protein translation is MRFVLASASPARLSVLRAAGIEPVVRVSGVDEDAVAAALVDPEPAELVTALAAAKAEAVRAGEQDAVVVGCDSMLSMHGEVVGKPHDPEVAAKRWRQMAGGTGELLTGHAVLKLRGGEVVARAQAHRTTAVRFAEPTEAELDAYLASGEPLRVAGGFTLDGLGGWFVEGVDGDPSSVIGISLPLTRGLLAEVGVRVTDLWTSGTA
- a CDS encoding putative leader peptide: MGNHRHLTSRLHVDLRRQASSVCR
- a CDS encoding dicarboxylate/amino acid:cation symporter; this encodes MSTTPAPKRRPRFNPRAFAVAVVASLVLGAVLGWIAKSTGAQWLITAMDTVGSTFTKLLTFTVLPLIFTAIVVGIDSLRSVGGGKLAARLGGKTAMWFAITSLIAVVIGLAVGRFVQPGQGLVLEPDPERLSAIGQKTQGSWLDLLTGLVPENLVSAFADGQTLQVVFVALIIGAAAYSLGDRAKPFVEFNRSLFEVIQRVLGWIILLAPLGTLGLIGNAVATYGNEFFAPLLKLIGATYLGCALVLFVVYPVLLRFVAHISPRTFFAKAWTVLQFAFVSRSSSATLPLSRQTAENLGVRGSYANFAVPLATTTKMDGCAAVYPAVGSIFIANLFNIHLGPVQYLTIVLVAVFGAIATAGVTGWFTMLTLTLSALGFPPEVVATGIAIAYAVDPIMDMMRTMTNVAGQIVVPAVVARGEGLIDDEVLNSPSEPPLLSRSPSGAEA
- a CDS encoding DUF1707 domain-containing protein, producing the protein MGSGRNLRVGDAERETAIKALGEHLTAGRLDVGEYDQRCADAAAARFQSDLRALFADLPNMVSPPHAQAPEPRRRRPVGRIPLGIVLLLVCVVGVLKPILLLPLAAAAAALVLLMRR
- a CDS encoding DUF3558 domain-containing protein; translation: MHSSRTPTRRARTAAQWGGVVAAGMLTVSGCGLLRSENTAETTAPPPPPPAPPTTSAPAPLPPRPFEMNMAGVDPCDLLTEQQRGQLGFDREPLADAEAGFGDAPTCSFRNTTAKVGARLSLITTESMDVWTDDTAQVQATPVVLGGFPALVIKTPDLDMACNVAVDVAAGQHLDVLYRDDGGQPAPPLDALCAGAQRVAENAVASLADPAPPTSEETSTSESSSGEATTSRAPTTPRPTD